One genomic window of Methanosphaera cuniculi includes the following:
- a CDS encoding DUF367 family protein — translation MKIVIYHSNECDPKRCTSIKLAKQNKAIITHKMNKIPYNAIVLDAEADKAVSREDRERITKYGLSALDCSWKKLKKSSFNFKSKKNHRLLPFLVAANPVNYGKPCILSSAEALSATLYIVGYKQEARDLMNCFKWGPHFITLNENLLEAYSEAKNSTEIVKVQNEFLGGQ, via the coding sequence ATGAAAATTGTAATTTACCACTCAAATGAGTGCGATCCCAAAAGATGCACATCAATAAAACTAGCAAAACAAAATAAGGCAATAATCACACACAAAATGAATAAAATACCTTACAATGCAATAGTTTTAGATGCTGAAGCTGATAAAGCAGTTTCACGCGAAGATCGAGAAAGAATTACAAAATACGGATTATCAGCACTAGATTGTTCTTGGAAAAAATTGAAAAAATCATCATTTAATTTTAAATCTAAGAAAAATCACAGGTTACTTCCATTTCTAGTAGCAGCAAACCCTGTTAACTATGGAAAACCATGCATACTATCAAGTGCTGAAGCATTAAGTGCAACACTATATATAGTAGGTTATAAACAAGAAGCTCGAGACCTTATGAACTGCTTCAAATGGGGACCTCATTTTATAACACTTAATGAAAATTTATTAGAAGCCTATAGTGAGGCAAAAAACAGTACTGAAATTGTAAAAGTACAAAACGAATTCCTTGGAGGACAATAA
- a CDS encoding DUF116 domain-containing protein — protein MDINIFTLIGELIVIAVIILAIFIIITLILGKTLLKTRKLLFPRLLLFTLDLTYPVIKKLLILFKKDDLLIDRISIDLRNRMNHNTFKTLDSKDVVIILPHCLRAQKCPAVLGNSGLECVECGKCSIGVFKIICDKKGIGLYVVPGSTFIKQVIKQRPIKGAIGVACPIDLNNMMTSLSQFTTQGVGLLKDGCINTLVNEDDVIEILNIPKPVTHYTKEEIRNGDNAFH, from the coding sequence ATGGACATAAACATATTTACATTAATTGGTGAATTGATTGTAATTGCAGTAATAATACTTGCAATATTTATTATTATTACATTAATTCTTGGTAAAACATTACTTAAAACACGTAAATTATTGTTTCCAAGACTTCTTCTTTTTACACTAGATTTAACATATCCTGTAATTAAGAAGCTTCTTATACTCTTTAAGAAGGATGATTTGTTAATTGATAGAATAAGTATTGATTTAAGAAATAGAATGAATCATAACACATTTAAAACACTTGATTCTAAGGATGTTGTTATAATACTTCCACACTGTCTTCGTGCTCAGAAATGTCCTGCAGTACTAGGTAATTCTGGACTTGAATGTGTTGAGTGTGGTAAATGTTCTATTGGTGTATTTAAAATAATATGTGATAAAAAGGGAATTGGTCTTTATGTTGTTCCAGGATCTACATTTATAAAACAAGTTATAAAACAAAGACCAATAAAAGGAGCAATAGGAGTTGCATGTCCTATTGATCTTAATAATATGATGACATCATTATCACAATTTACAACACAGGGAGTTGGACTTCTTAAGGATGGATGTATTAATACACTTGTTAATGAAGATGATGTAATTGAAATTCTTAATATTCCAAAACCTGTAACACACTACACTAAAGAGGAAATTAGAAACGGTGATAATGCTTTTCATTAG
- a CDS encoding NifB/NifX family molybdenum-iron cluster-binding protein, giving the protein MKKIVIAVKDNGVKVGHFGTSENFIVYDYDENTGNISYDTLIISPKNRTSSEEWEKSADAIDMCDIIICEKIGVVPKVQFKERGFEVIEDSGLIEEVLDNFLNSQK; this is encoded by the coding sequence ATGAAGAAAATAGTCATAGCTGTAAAAGATAATGGAGTTAAAGTTGGACATTTTGGTACATCAGAAAATTTTATTGTGTATGATTATGATGAAAATACTGGTAATATTTCATATGATACACTTATTATTTCACCTAAAAATCGTACAAGTTCCGAAGAATGGGAAAAATCAGCAGATGCTATTGATATGTGTGATATCATAATTTGTGAAAAAATTGGTGTTGTTCCTAAAGTTCAATTTAAAGAACGTGGCTTTGAAGTTATTGAGGATTCAGGATTAATTGAAGAAGTTCTTGATAACTTTTTAAATTCACAAAAATAA
- a CDS encoding 30S ribosomal protein S3ae, with the protein MAKARRRVRDTWKEKIWYDILAPEEFNEESLGTSPAREPEMLEGRKIETSMRELNGDFSRQYVKLFFEVDHVSGETAYTVFTGHKVTSDYVRSMIRRGTSRIDTICDATTKDGKKVNVHMLAITVKRAKASQQRLIRETMKNMIIENAAEKNLNELVKEIISGKFASNIYHEAKKIYPLKKVETIKSKVLN; encoded by the coding sequence ATGGCAAAAGCAAGAAGACGAGTACGTGACACATGGAAAGAAAAAATCTGGTATGATATACTAGCACCAGAAGAATTTAATGAAGAAAGTCTAGGAACAAGCCCAGCACGTGAACCTGAAATGCTAGAAGGACGTAAAATTGAAACATCCATGCGTGAATTAAATGGTGACTTCAGCAGACAATACGTAAAACTATTCTTTGAAGTAGACCATGTAAGTGGAGAAACAGCATACACAGTATTTACAGGACACAAAGTAACATCAGACTACGTACGTAGTATGATTAGAAGAGGAACCAGTCGTATTGACACAATATGTGATGCAACAACAAAAGATGGTAAAAAAGTAAATGTACACATGTTAGCTATTACCGTAAAAAGAGCAAAAGCATCACAACAAAGATTAATCAGAGAAACTATGAAAAATATGATCATAGAAAATGCTGCTGAAAAAAATCTTAATGAATTAGTAAAAGAAATCATCTCAGGTAAATTTGCATCAAACATTTACCACGAAGCTAAAAAAATCTACCCACTTAAAAAAGTAGAAACAATAAAATCAAAAGTATTAAACTAA
- a CDS encoding TIGR00297 family protein has product MIQLIFLITCVILGIIVYLSGALDLLGSFFVTIIGIFIVIARGFNWLAILLLFLILGSVFTKFKKDYKRKIGLVHEKRTVKNVISNGIIAVLMAVFGNYAGFIGAISTATADTLASEIGVLSSPVLLTNREHVKPGTNGGISLLGTVAGLLGALIIGVSAFIVNVSPDITHSICIAVIAGMVGCFADSLLGATLEREGLLNNEHVNLLATIIGALVGIIITIGA; this is encoded by the coding sequence ATGATACAATTAATATTCCTCATAACTTGTGTAATACTTGGAATTATAGTATACTTAAGTGGTGCACTTGATTTACTAGGCTCATTTTTTGTTACAATTATTGGAATATTTATTGTGATAGCCAGAGGATTTAACTGGCTTGCAATACTATTACTCTTTCTTATACTAGGATCAGTATTTACCAAGTTTAAGAAAGATTATAAAAGAAAAATAGGACTGGTTCATGAGAAACGAACAGTTAAAAATGTTATATCAAATGGGATAATAGCAGTTTTAATGGCTGTATTTGGAAATTATGCTGGATTTATTGGAGCAATATCCACAGCAACAGCAGATACACTAGCAAGTGAAATTGGTGTATTAAGCAGCCCAGTACTACTAACAAATCGAGAACATGTAAAACCTGGAACGAACGGTGGAATCTCTCTACTTGGAACCGTAGCAGGCTTACTTGGAGCTTTAATAATTGGAGTTTCAGCCTTTATAGTAAATGTATCCCCAGACATTACCCACAGTATTTGCATAGCAGTTATTGCCGGAATGGTAGGATGTTTTGCAGATAGTCTTCTAGGTGCAACATTAGAGCGCGAGGGGCTTTTAAACAATGAACATGTTAATTTACTTGCCACAATAATTGGAGCATTAGTTGGTATCATAATAACAATTGGAGCATAA
- a CDS encoding 2,3-bisphosphoglycerate-independent phosphoglycerate mutase, with protein MKGIIFVIDGMGDRPMKELGDKTPLESANTPSMDKMVTEGITGIMDTIRPGVRPGSDTAHLTLLGYDPYEVYTGRGPFEAAGVDLDVEPGDIAFRCNFATADDDLTITDRRAGRINSRTDEIADTINQMKIDDNVEIIFKESDAHRGVLVLRGEGLSDKITDADPKHEGNKPKIVKPLDDSDEAKYTADVVNQFVNKSYEMLKDHPVNIERIENGEHPANIVLPRGVGAVPQITPFEEKYGLKGACVAETGLIQGIAKLAGMDIIHVPGATGGINTDIDSVHKHIIDTVKSDKYDFILVNVDGADEAGHDGDTIGKRDFIEKIDPIMKDLDAMDDIVLFVTADHSTPVSIMDHSGDPVPVFLKAPGLRVDDVTEYGERAAAKGGLCRIRGSDVIYIIRDLMNEMPKFGA; from the coding sequence ATGAAAGGAATTATATTTGTAATAGATGGAATGGGTGACCGCCCAATGAAAGAATTAGGTGACAAAACACCACTAGAGAGTGCAAACACACCATCTATGGATAAAATGGTAACAGAAGGAATAACTGGAATAATGGACACAATACGTCCAGGAGTAAGACCAGGAAGTGACACAGCACACCTAACACTTCTAGGATATGATCCATACGAAGTATACACAGGTCGTGGACCATTTGAAGCAGCAGGAGTAGATCTTGATGTTGAACCTGGTGACATAGCATTCCGTTGTAACTTTGCAACAGCAGATGATGATCTTACAATAACAGATCGTCGAGCAGGACGTATTAATAGTAGAACAGATGAAATTGCTGATACAATTAATCAGATGAAAATTGATGATAATGTAGAAATTATCTTCAAAGAATCAGATGCACACCGTGGAGTTCTAGTTCTAAGAGGAGAAGGATTATCTGATAAAATCACAGATGCAGATCCTAAACATGAAGGAAACAAACCAAAAATAGTAAAACCACTAGATGATTCTGATGAAGCAAAATACACAGCAGATGTAGTAAATCAATTTGTAAACAAATCATATGAAATGCTAAAAGATCACCCAGTAAATATTGAAAGAATAGAAAATGGTGAACACCCAGCAAACATAGTACTACCACGTGGTGTTGGAGCTGTACCACAAATCACACCATTTGAAGAAAAATATGGACTTAAAGGTGCATGTGTAGCAGAAACAGGATTAATCCAAGGAATTGCAAAACTAGCAGGAATGGACATAATTCATGTACCAGGAGCAACTGGTGGAATAAATACAGATATTGACAGTGTACATAAACATATCATTGATACTGTAAAAAGTGATAAATATGACTTTATACTAGTAAATGTTGATGGTGCAGATGAAGCTGGTCATGATGGTGATACAATAGGAAAACGTGATTTCATCGAAAAAATAGATCCAATAATGAAAGATCTTGATGCAATGGATGATATTGTATTATTTGTAACAGCAGATCATTCAACACCTGTAAGTATAATGGATCATTCTGGAGATCCTGTACCAGTATTCCTAAAAGCACCTGGTCTACGTGTAGATGATGTAACAGAATATGGAGAACGTGCAGCAGCAAAAGGAGGCTTATGTCGTATCCGTGGATCTGATGTAATCTACATAATCCGTGATCTAATGAATGAAATGCCAAAATTTGGAGCTTAA